One window of the Runella slithyformis DSM 19594 genome contains the following:
- a CDS encoding OmpA family protein produces the protein MKALTSGLIAVYILTQSIFTTETASAQQSTKNKVTASKKAGTSKNTQLKKSQKGALIGVGTGAVIGGLIGKNNKNTAIGAIIGATVGGAAGAVIGNHMDKQAEKLREDLGSVARVERVGEGVKLTFDNALLFDFGSFLLRSETQESLRKMAQTLKSDQNTNLTVEGHTDNVGSAQFNKELSDKRAQAVSNFLVAEGVSSNRFKVIAQGEAAPIATNTTEVGRQQNRRVEIGLYASDEMKKAAQNGAVSLKQ, from the coding sequence ATGAAAGCACTCACATCCGGTTTGATTGCAGTGTACATTCTTACGCAGTCGATTTTTACAACAGAGACAGCTTCTGCCCAACAATCCACGAAGAACAAAGTAACCGCTTCCAAAAAAGCAGGCACTTCCAAAAATACCCAATTAAAAAAATCCCAAAAAGGAGCGTTGATCGGAGTTGGTACGGGGGCGGTTATTGGTGGCCTTATCGGTAAAAACAATAAAAATACGGCTATCGGTGCTATTATCGGTGCCACTGTGGGCGGGGCGGCGGGAGCGGTCATTGGTAATCACATGGACAAACAGGCCGAAAAACTTCGGGAAGACTTAGGCAGTGTGGCCCGCGTGGAGCGCGTAGGAGAAGGTGTCAAATTGACCTTTGACAATGCCCTGCTTTTTGATTTCGGTTCATTTTTGTTACGCAGCGAAACGCAGGAAAGTCTGCGAAAAATGGCCCAAACGCTCAAAAGTGATCAAAATACCAATTTAACGGTGGAAGGTCATACAGATAATGTAGGCTCTGCGCAATTTAACAAAGAACTGTCTGACAAACGGGCTCAGGCCGTCTCTAACTTTCTGGTGGCCGAAGGGGTCTCTTCCAATCGTTTTAAAGTGATTGCACAGGGCGAAGCCGCACCGATCGCGACCAACACTACCGAGGTAGGCCGTCAGCAAAACCGTCGGGTGGAAATTGGCCTCTATGCCAGTGATGAAATGAAAAAAGCGGCTCAAAACGGAGCCGTCAGTTTAAAGCAATAA
- a CDS encoding Lrp/AsnC family transcriptional regulator, with the protein MVKLDMTDRGILRYLQQNALLTTKELAAQLNLSYTPVYERVRKLEREGIIKKYVALVNREEIGKNLIAFCNVSLKEHSRANGEKFVSAVMTFDEVMECYNISGEYDFMLKVVVNDMPEYQRFLMEKLGALDSIGNTHSIFVMSEIKHETALKV; encoded by the coding sequence ATGGTAAAATTGGATATGACCGACCGAGGTATTTTACGATATCTTCAACAAAATGCCCTTTTGACCACCAAAGAATTGGCCGCACAGCTGAATCTTTCGTACACGCCCGTCTATGAACGCGTCCGAAAGTTGGAGCGGGAAGGCATTATAAAAAAATACGTGGCCTTGGTCAATCGGGAAGAGATCGGCAAAAACCTGATCGCCTTCTGCAACGTTTCACTCAAAGAACACAGTCGTGCCAACGGTGAAAAGTTTGTGTCGGCCGTTATGACCTTTGATGAAGTGATGGAATGTTATAATATTTCGGGAGAATACGATTTTATGCTCAAAGTCGTGGTCAATGATATGCCCGAATACCAACGGTTTTTGATGGAAAAGCTGGGGGCGTTGGACAGCATCGGCAATACGCACAGCATTTTCGTGATGAGTGAGATCAAACACGAAACGGCATTGAAAGTTTAG